From a region of the Tenggerimyces flavus genome:
- a CDS encoding HEAT repeat domain-containing protein — MIEHAGLMEQVLADPEALRANCRHPDWRVRYACAVAMGECGDAAWLPLLYEVLVAENARQLYSQPRVREFVGSYDDTRMAEQLIRTEAVFDREYPEELKEDWRCRGRVRQACLFAVYAIGSATSELVAEIHRVLADPSEDSVVMAAGAMVLGKVGDRSSVPYLEQAMRLDEWCLRVEARKALAALERFA, encoded by the coding sequence ATGATCGAGCATGCGGGGCTGATGGAGCAGGTCCTCGCCGACCCGGAGGCACTGCGGGCGAACTGCCGGCATCCGGACTGGCGCGTTCGCTATGCCTGCGCGGTGGCGATGGGGGAGTGCGGCGACGCGGCCTGGTTGCCCCTGCTGTACGAGGTCTTGGTGGCGGAGAACGCACGACAGTTGTACTCGCAGCCGCGGGTCCGCGAGTTCGTCGGAAGCTACGACGACACGCGGATGGCCGAGCAGCTGATCAGGACCGAGGCAGTGTTCGACCGCGAGTATCCGGAGGAGCTGAAGGAGGACTGGCGGTGTCGCGGTCGCGTCCGGCAGGCGTGCCTGTTCGCGGTGTACGCAATCGGCTCGGCGACGTCGGAGCTCGTCGCGGAGATCCACCGGGTGCTGGCTGACCCGTCGGAGGACTCGGTCGTGATGGCCGCCGGAGCGATGGTGCTCGGCAAGGTGGGGGATCGGTCGAGCGTCCCGTACCTCGAGCAGGCCATGCGGCTGGACGAGTGGTGCCTCCGGGTGGAGGCACGCAAGGCGCTCGCCGCGCTCGAGCGGTTCGCGTAG
- a CDS encoding substrate-binding domain-containing protein, translating to MRSKVLAFGVAAALAMAVAAGCASTTETPGSGATGGASGSESGAPTKSEYVVGYSQSNNAEPYRAQLNIQLEHFIKQYPDLKLLPITDAQQDSGKQVAHVQNFIQQKVDVLIVSPNEAAPLTAAVQQACDAKIPVIVLDRTVNTDCYSSFIGGDNVAAGRKAGELAVQLLPSGGNVVELQGILSNQPQIDRDKGFREAIAANPKIKIIQQREAKWLKEEATTVMNQWLAQNLKIDLVYAENDPMALGAYLAAAGRGQEKAMKFIGTDGLAIPDGGIRAVQQGQLAGTFIYPTGAEEAAKAANALVHGETVEKDQTLEIEGVTPENAADLYAKFDFSNK from the coding sequence ATGAGATCGAAGGTGCTCGCTTTCGGGGTGGCGGCGGCTCTCGCCATGGCGGTCGCCGCCGGGTGCGCGTCCACGACCGAGACTCCGGGATCCGGTGCGACCGGCGGCGCGTCAGGCTCGGAGTCGGGCGCTCCGACGAAGTCCGAGTACGTGGTCGGCTACTCGCAGTCCAACAACGCCGAGCCGTACCGCGCGCAGCTCAACATTCAGTTGGAGCACTTCATCAAGCAGTACCCGGACCTGAAGCTGCTGCCGATCACCGACGCGCAGCAGGACTCGGGCAAGCAGGTGGCGCACGTGCAGAACTTCATCCAGCAGAAGGTGGACGTTCTGATCGTGTCGCCGAACGAAGCCGCGCCGTTGACCGCGGCAGTGCAGCAGGCGTGTGACGCGAAGATCCCGGTGATCGTGCTCGACCGTACGGTCAACACCGACTGCTACTCGTCGTTCATCGGCGGCGACAACGTGGCCGCGGGCCGCAAGGCCGGCGAGCTCGCCGTGCAGCTGCTGCCGTCCGGCGGGAACGTGGTGGAGCTGCAGGGGATCCTGTCGAATCAGCCCCAGATCGACCGCGACAAGGGCTTCCGCGAGGCGATCGCGGCGAACCCGAAGATCAAGATCATCCAGCAGCGCGAGGCCAAGTGGCTGAAGGAAGAGGCCACGACCGTGATGAACCAGTGGCTCGCGCAGAACCTGAAGATCGACCTCGTATACGCCGAGAACGACCCCATGGCCCTGGGCGCCTACCTCGCCGCCGCCGGACGCGGCCAGGAGAAGGCGATGAAGTTCATCGGCACGGATGGGTTGGCCATCCCCGACGGCGGCATCCGCGCCGTCCAGCAAGGCCAGCTGGCAGGCACGTTCATCTACCCGACGGGCGCCGAGGAAGCGGCCAAGGCCGCGAACGCCCTGGTACACGGCGAGACGGTGGAGAAGGACCAGACGCTGGAGATCGAAGGCGTGACCCCGGAGAACGCGGCCGACCTGTACGCGAAGTTCGACTTCAGCAACAAGTAG
- a CDS encoding ABC transporter permease, which yields MSHSTADVPNGVSNWRRTLSMLGSLQGYIGLVLVVSAGILTKGDIFLNQANLTNAVGAFASRGILAVGVTLVILTAGIDLSVGSMLGLASMVSAMLLSRADLSPWMILPLAMVAGGAMGLFNGAGTTLLRIQPFVMTLATLSVFRGIDRQISNNVSVGTQIAQDDGTLTPHSEQFQLFGTPGHNLFEGVLGAGVYYPVLAFVVVCIVFQLILSKTTFGRHIYAVGGNETAARLSGVNVTRVKIAVYTLAGLLAGFAGPIDAAYSASADPQAGFSYELDAIAAAVIGGASLAGGRGTIIGTFVGALILTLLDNVLGLNAVSDNLQLIIKGLIVIVAVVLQRPDLFTSASAAVRRAFGRDDSTHTTRRST from the coding sequence GTGTCCCACAGCACGGCCGACGTGCCCAACGGGGTGAGCAACTGGCGCCGTACGTTGTCGATGTTGGGCTCGCTCCAGGGGTATATCGGGCTGGTGCTCGTCGTCAGCGCGGGCATCCTCACCAAGGGCGACATCTTCCTCAACCAGGCCAATTTGACCAACGCTGTCGGGGCATTCGCGTCGCGCGGCATCCTCGCGGTCGGGGTGACGCTGGTGATCCTCACCGCCGGCATCGACCTGTCGGTGGGCTCGATGCTGGGGCTGGCGTCGATGGTGTCGGCGATGTTGCTGTCGCGCGCGGACCTGAGTCCGTGGATGATCCTGCCGCTGGCGATGGTCGCTGGCGGGGCGATGGGTTTGTTCAACGGTGCGGGCACGACGTTGCTGCGGATCCAGCCGTTCGTCATGACGTTAGCGACCTTATCGGTGTTCCGTGGCATCGACAGACAGATCAGCAACAACGTCAGCGTGGGCACGCAGATCGCGCAGGACGACGGCACGCTGACGCCACACTCGGAGCAGTTCCAGCTGTTCGGAACGCCGGGGCACAACCTGTTCGAGGGCGTCTTAGGTGCCGGTGTGTACTATCCCGTGCTCGCGTTCGTCGTTGTCTGCATCGTCTTTCAGCTGATCCTGTCGAAGACGACGTTCGGACGGCACATCTACGCCGTCGGCGGCAACGAGACCGCGGCGCGGCTGTCCGGGGTGAACGTGACGCGGGTGAAGATCGCCGTGTACACGCTGGCCGGACTGCTCGCCGGCTTCGCCGGACCGATCGACGCCGCGTACTCCGCGTCGGCGGATCCGCAAGCGGGCTTCTCGTACGAGCTCGACGCGATCGCCGCGGCCGTGATCGGCGGCGCCTCCCTTGCCGGCGGGCGAGGAACGATCATCGGAACGTTCGTCGGCGCGTTGATCCTGACGTTGCTCGACAACGTGCTCGGGCTGAACGCGGTGAGCGACAACCTGCAGCTGATCATCAAGGGCTTGATCGTGATCGTCGCGGTGGTGCTGCAACGACCCGATCTGTTCACCTCGGCGAGCGCGGCGGTGCGCCGCGCGTTCGGGCGGGACGATTCAACCCACACAACAAGGAGATCGACATGA
- a CDS encoding sugar ABC transporter ATP-binding protein, with the protein MAIDVNDDAAAPGSTSGPSVLSMRGISKAFPGVRALDDVSFSVRVGEVHALLGENGAGKSTLCNVLSGVFADYDGTIEFDGQPANIHSPKDAQSLGIGMIHQELNLVPDMSIADNIFLGREPRTRIGTIDRKTMISRSRELLGELGMRLEPRRLIRNCRIAEQQLIEVAKALSLNVRILVMDEPTSALADAEVQLLFDVIRTLTARGVAVIYISHRLEELAEIADRVTVLRDGHAVGTRDMASATRQELIAMMVGRPLGELFPRVAATESDASERLRVSGLTLRGDAAIGRSPLHGVDVSVRAGEIVGLAGLMGAGRTEVVEAIYGAFGEHLVRGSIWVDGKPFRPRSPRHAIRRGLALVAEDRKAQSLVLGNTVKFNASLAALKAFRRWFTVDGRRERAAVAEQVKALRIKTPSLTSAVANLSGGNQQKVVLAKCLLTHPSVLLMDEPTRGIDVGAKAEIYALMSELASRGAGILMVSSELPELLAMCDRILVLCEGRLTAELSREEATQERILEAATARQVVLAETERGEVR; encoded by the coding sequence TTGGCTATCGACGTCAACGACGACGCCGCGGCCCCGGGCAGCACGTCGGGGCCGTCGGTGCTGTCCATGCGCGGCATCAGCAAGGCCTTTCCCGGTGTCCGAGCGCTCGACGACGTGTCGTTCTCGGTACGCGTCGGCGAGGTGCACGCCCTGCTCGGGGAGAACGGCGCGGGCAAGTCGACGCTGTGCAACGTGCTGTCCGGCGTCTTCGCGGACTACGACGGAACGATCGAGTTCGACGGCCAGCCGGCGAACATCCACTCGCCGAAGGACGCGCAGTCGCTCGGCATCGGGATGATCCACCAGGAGCTCAATCTCGTTCCGGACATGTCGATCGCCGACAACATCTTCCTCGGCCGGGAGCCGCGGACCCGGATCGGGACGATCGACCGCAAGACGATGATCAGCCGGTCGCGCGAGCTGCTGGGCGAGCTCGGCATGCGGCTCGAGCCGCGACGGCTGATCCGCAACTGCCGGATCGCCGAGCAGCAGCTGATCGAGGTCGCTAAGGCGCTGTCGTTGAACGTCCGCATCCTCGTAATGGACGAGCCGACGTCCGCGCTCGCCGATGCCGAGGTGCAATTGCTCTTCGACGTCATCCGTACGTTGACCGCGCGCGGCGTCGCGGTGATCTACATCTCGCACCGGCTGGAGGAGCTGGCCGAGATCGCGGATCGCGTGACGGTGCTTCGGGACGGCCATGCGGTCGGGACGCGCGACATGGCCTCGGCGACGCGCCAGGAGCTGATCGCGATGATGGTCGGGCGGCCGCTCGGCGAGCTGTTCCCGCGGGTCGCGGCGACCGAGTCTGACGCATCGGAGCGACTACGTGTGTCGGGGTTGACGCTGCGCGGCGATGCCGCGATCGGGCGGTCTCCCTTGCACGGCGTCGATGTCTCGGTACGTGCGGGCGAGATCGTCGGTCTGGCTGGGCTGATGGGCGCTGGGCGTACGGAGGTCGTGGAGGCGATCTACGGCGCGTTCGGCGAGCATCTGGTGCGCGGGTCCATCTGGGTGGACGGCAAGCCGTTCCGGCCGCGTTCGCCCCGGCACGCGATCCGACGCGGGCTGGCTCTGGTGGCGGAGGATCGCAAGGCGCAGAGTCTCGTGCTCGGCAACACGGTGAAGTTCAACGCGAGCCTGGCCGCGCTGAAGGCGTTCCGGCGCTGGTTCACCGTCGACGGCCGGCGCGAACGTGCGGCAGTCGCCGAGCAGGTGAAGGCGTTGCGGATCAAGACGCCGTCGTTGACGTCGGCAGTCGCCAACCTGTCCGGCGGAAACCAGCAGAAGGTCGTCCTCGCCAAGTGTCTGTTGACGCATCCGTCGGTGCTGTTGATGGACGAGCCGACGCGCGGGATCGACGTCGGCGCGAAGGCCGAGATCTACGCGCTGATGAGCGAGTTGGCGTCACGCGGCGCGGGGATCTTGATGGTGTCGTCGGAGCTGCCGGAGCTGCTCGCGATGTGCGACCGCATCCTCGTTCTGTGCGAGGGCCGGCTGACGGCCGAGCTGTCGCGGGAAGAGGCAACGCAGGAACGGATTCTCGAGGCGGCGACGGCGCGCCAAGTCGTCCTTGCCGAGACCGAACGGGGAGAGGTGCGGTAG
- a CDS encoding glycoside hydrolase family 172 protein: MRAGLVAVAFALGIATLAGTPAATAEPAAQTAAQAPRHGPVGWETFRNPERLAEIGTDSRTLQFSSFDRSGSNNDGFGGNYSCLRTENTNCVIAEQQGAGEIDSIWFTRDNGDVRNTGWIRIELDGQTVVDTSLQDVVDGKLGAPFTYPLVANADQSSGGVYIKVPMTYRENMRVTVQSNPFFYHVTYRTFASPEGIATFDKNDKAEDVLAKLTASGTQDPKPQQPNAQTASKDLAIAPGATATIATAKGSGAITALGFELPQLGTHPVGTEVLQKARLRATFDGVRTIDSPLGEFYGSGLGLYNVKAFTFGMDPAAKKLQAWWLMPYAKNAKIELYNGSSETITGKATTTTSADPKWANELANGSVGHFRATSQSAQATFGRDVMFLETVGRGRVVGVTQTVNGGPKSGWRLAYLEGDERVFVDGATSPALHGTGTEDFYEGGWYFNRDAFTTPTTGTPVKDRTDCVEGCTGMYRLLLAEGINFDNSMRFSIEHGQGDDEPALEASTTYWYGLPTGAQQWSDSLDVGSPASEKAHDYKASDVGKVTKLTSRYEGVDGPAEHVTLDARATSAQVSFKVGVPAANQGVTLRRTSDQAKPYQSARVAVDGVPAGTWYQPLGNADQRWLDDSFELPASLTAGKRSVTITLAPTEGSPPWSAAAYQAIAKLPVYRDRANPDMISGVRTSTGTYNQIELSWLPGRDDVYAPRYQVFASTTSGFKPAPSNLIGTTMTPGFTHHDLAPRETWYYKVRAIDRSGRVGLPSAQVVGVAGDIVRIEAERLLPPVSAEGPLTAQGNCCGVGWSGGAQLWFTPTEAGKKFVVEFEIKTAGKYEVTTQQTLARDYGINTLAIDGVTIGEPFDGYAFPDVKVSPPLSYGEHDLSAGKHTLTVTVGSKNPAAISYMAGIDYLQFQRVD, encoded by the coding sequence ATGCGTGCTGGGCTCGTCGCGGTCGCGTTCGCTCTGGGCATCGCCACCCTCGCCGGCACGCCCGCCGCCACCGCGGAACCGGCAGCCCAGACAGCTGCTCAGGCGCCCAGGCACGGGCCGGTCGGCTGGGAGACGTTCCGCAACCCCGAACGTCTCGCCGAGATCGGCACCGACTCGCGCACGCTGCAGTTCTCCAGCTTCGACCGCAGCGGCAGCAACAACGACGGGTTCGGCGGCAACTACTCGTGCCTGCGCACCGAGAACACGAACTGCGTCATCGCCGAGCAGCAGGGCGCCGGCGAGATCGACTCGATCTGGTTCACCCGCGACAACGGCGACGTGCGCAACACCGGCTGGATCAGGATCGAGCTCGACGGCCAGACCGTCGTCGACACCAGCCTGCAGGACGTCGTCGACGGCAAGCTCGGCGCGCCGTTCACGTACCCGCTCGTCGCGAACGCCGACCAGAGCTCCGGCGGCGTCTACATCAAGGTCCCGATGACCTACCGCGAGAACATGCGGGTCACCGTGCAGAGCAACCCGTTCTTCTACCACGTCACCTACCGCACGTTCGCCAGCCCCGAGGGCATCGCCACGTTCGACAAGAACGACAAGGCCGAGGACGTCCTCGCCAAGCTCACCGCATCTGGCACGCAGGATCCCAAGCCACAGCAGCCGAACGCCCAGACCGCCAGCAAGGACCTCGCGATCGCCCCCGGCGCGACCGCGACGATCGCGACCGCCAAGGGCAGCGGCGCGATCACCGCGCTGGGCTTCGAGCTCCCCCAGCTCGGCACGCACCCGGTAGGCACCGAGGTCCTGCAGAAGGCGCGGCTCCGCGCCACGTTCGACGGCGTACGGACGATCGACTCGCCGCTGGGCGAGTTCTACGGCAGCGGGCTCGGGCTCTACAACGTCAAGGCGTTCACGTTCGGCATGGACCCGGCCGCCAAGAAGCTCCAAGCCTGGTGGCTGATGCCGTACGCGAAGAACGCGAAGATCGAGCTCTACAACGGCTCCAGCGAGACGATCACCGGCAAGGCGACGACCACGACGTCCGCCGACCCGAAGTGGGCGAACGAGCTCGCGAACGGGAGCGTCGGGCACTTCCGCGCGACCTCGCAGAGCGCGCAGGCCACGTTCGGCCGCGACGTCATGTTCCTCGAGACCGTCGGCCGCGGGCGTGTCGTCGGCGTCACCCAGACCGTCAACGGCGGACCCAAGTCGGGCTGGCGGCTCGCCTACCTCGAGGGCGACGAGCGCGTGTTCGTCGACGGCGCGACCAGCCCGGCGCTGCACGGAACAGGCACCGAGGACTTCTACGAGGGCGGCTGGTACTTCAACCGCGACGCGTTCACCACGCCGACCACCGGCACCCCGGTCAAGGACCGCACGGACTGCGTCGAGGGCTGCACCGGCATGTACCGGCTGCTGCTCGCCGAGGGCATCAACTTCGACAACAGCATGCGATTCAGCATCGAGCACGGGCAGGGCGACGACGAGCCGGCGCTGGAGGCGTCGACGACGTACTGGTACGGCCTGCCGACCGGCGCGCAGCAATGGTCGGACAGCCTCGACGTCGGCAGCCCGGCGAGCGAGAAAGCCCATGACTACAAGGCGTCCGACGTCGGCAAGGTCACCAAGCTGACGAGCAGGTACGAGGGCGTCGACGGTCCGGCGGAGCACGTGACGCTCGACGCTCGCGCGACGTCGGCACAGGTGTCGTTCAAGGTCGGTGTGCCCGCCGCGAACCAGGGTGTGACGCTGCGCCGTACGTCCGACCAGGCCAAGCCGTACCAGTCGGCCAGGGTCGCGGTCGACGGCGTGCCGGCCGGCACCTGGTACCAGCCGCTCGGCAACGCCGACCAGCGCTGGCTGGACGACTCGTTCGAGCTGCCCGCGAGCCTCACCGCAGGGAAGAGGTCGGTCACGATCACGCTCGCGCCCACCGAGGGCAGCCCGCCGTGGAGCGCGGCCGCGTACCAGGCGATCGCGAAGCTTCCGGTCTACCGCGATCGGGCGAATCCGGACATGATCAGCGGTGTGAGGACGTCGACGGGGACGTACAACCAGATCGAGCTGTCCTGGCTGCCCGGCCGCGACGACGTCTACGCTCCGCGCTACCAGGTGTTCGCGTCGACCACGAGCGGGTTCAAGCCGGCGCCGAGCAACCTCATCGGCACCACGATGACGCCGGGCTTCACCCATCACGACCTCGCGCCGCGCGAGACCTGGTACTACAAGGTGCGGGCCATCGACCGTTCCGGCCGCGTCGGGCTGCCGTCGGCCCAGGTTGTCGGGGTTGCCGGTGACATCGTCCGGATCGAGGCCGAGCGGTTGCTGCCGCCGGTGTCGGCCGAAGGCCCGCTGACCGCGCAGGGCAACTGCTGCGGCGTCGGCTGGTCCGGCGGCGCGCAGCTGTGGTTCACGCCGACCGAGGCGGGCAAGAAGTTCGTGGTCGAGTTCGAGATCAAGACCGCCGGCAAGTACGAGGTGACGACGCAGCAGACGTTGGCACGCGACTACGGCATCAACACCCTCGCCATCGACGGCGTGACGATCGGCGAACCGTTCGACGGGTACGCGTTCCCGGACGTGAAGGTCAGCCCGCCGCTCAGCTACGGCGAGCACGACCTGTCGGCTGGCAAGCACACGTTGACAGTGACGGTGGGGAGCAAGAACCCGGCAGCGATCAGCTACATGGCAGGCATCGACTATCTGCAGTTCCAACGGGTGGACTAG
- a CDS encoding DUF58 domain-containing protein — MALTVRAGLLALVGALVVAFLVPSLAGVWLVTGVVLLLVLVDFLLAGSARGLTFEREGATSVRLGETVDVSLLVTNPGTRRVRGKLRDAWPPSAGALTQRHSLDVPVGERRRVNTTLTPTRRGDRPAFRVTVRAFGPLGLAARQGSHSVPWTVRALPPFESRKHLPSRLARLRELDGRASVLVRGQGTEFDSLRDYVPGDDVRSIDWRATARRRGVVVRTWRPERDRHVLIVLDTGRTSAGRVGDAPRLDHAMDAALLLAALATRAGDRVDLLAFDRRLRADVARSGPEEVLGRLTSAMAVIDPELVETDHRGLAAAVASRATQRSLVVLLTGLDAAVVEEGLLPVLPALTRRHELCLAAVADPLVESLARGRGNLDAVYGAAAAERARAERRRVTALLERLGVTVVDQPPDQIAPALADTYLALKKAGRL; from the coding sequence ATGGCGCTGACGGTCCGCGCCGGGCTGCTCGCGTTGGTGGGCGCCCTGGTCGTTGCGTTCCTCGTTCCCAGCCTGGCAGGTGTCTGGCTGGTCACCGGTGTCGTGCTGCTGCTCGTGCTCGTGGACTTCCTGCTGGCGGGATCCGCACGTGGGTTGACGTTCGAGCGCGAGGGAGCGACGTCGGTACGACTCGGCGAGACCGTCGACGTGTCCTTGCTGGTGACGAACCCGGGCACTCGTCGGGTGCGCGGGAAGCTGCGCGACGCCTGGCCGCCGTCGGCCGGCGCTCTGACGCAGCGGCACTCTCTCGACGTGCCTGTGGGCGAACGCCGCCGCGTCAACACCACCTTGACGCCGACGCGGCGGGGCGACCGACCGGCGTTTCGCGTTACGGTACGGGCGTTTGGGCCTTTGGGGTTAGCGGCTCGGCAGGGCTCGCACTCGGTGCCGTGGACAGTGCGGGCGTTGCCTCCGTTCGAGAGCCGGAAGCACCTGCCGTCGCGGCTGGCTCGGTTGCGGGAGCTGGACGGCCGGGCTTCGGTGCTCGTGCGCGGGCAGGGCACGGAGTTCGACTCGTTGCGGGACTACGTTCCCGGCGACGACGTTCGTTCGATCGACTGGCGGGCGACGGCGCGGCGGCGCGGCGTTGTCGTACGTACGTGGCGGCCCGAACGCGACCGGCACGTGTTGATCGTGCTCGACACCGGGCGGACGTCGGCGGGCCGGGTCGGCGACGCGCCGCGGCTGGACCACGCGATGGACGCCGCTCTGCTGCTCGCCGCGTTGGCGACCCGAGCCGGCGACCGGGTGGATCTGCTGGCGTTCGACCGGCGGTTGCGGGCCGACGTCGCGCGGTCCGGTCCGGAGGAGGTGCTGGGGCGGCTGACGTCGGCGATGGCGGTGATCGACCCGGAGCTGGTGGAGACCGACCACCGAGGGCTGGCCGCCGCTGTGGCGTCGCGGGCGACGCAGCGGTCCCTAGTCGTGTTGCTGACGGGGCTCGACGCGGCGGTGGTCGAGGAGGGACTGCTGCCCGTTCTGCCTGCCCTCACCCGGCGGCACGAGCTCTGCCTCGCGGCCGTGGCCGACCCGCTGGTGGAGTCGCTGGCCCGCGGCCGCGGCAACCTCGACGCCGTCTACGGCGCGGCCGCCGCCGAGCGCGCCCGCGCCGAACGCCGCCGCGTGACCGCCCTGCTGGAACGCCTCGGCGTCACCGTCGTCGACCAACCACCCGACCAGATCGCGCCGGCGCTGGCCGACACCTACCTCGCCCTGAAGAAGGCCGGCCGACTCTAG
- a CDS encoding AAA family ATPase yields MTEHGTQTAPSSASSARSESEAARQALIALRAEVGKAVVGQDAAVTGLIIALLCRGHVLLEGVPGVAKTLLVRALAAALQLQTKRVQFTPDLMPGDVIGSLVYDTRSAEFEFRKGPVFTNLLLADEINRTPPKTQAALLEAMEERQVTIEGTARELPDPFVVAATQNPIEYEGTYPLPEAQLDRFLLKLHLTLPSRQEEVAVLGRHAAGFDPRDLAAAGLRPVAGAAELAAAREAVTRVQLHPEVIGYVVDLARGSRQSPSLRLGVSPRGATALMRAARAWAWLSGRDFVTPDDVKALALPALRHRVELRPEAEIEGVSVDAVLEGILSTVPVPR; encoded by the coding sequence GTGACCGAGCACGGCACCCAGACCGCCCCCTCTTCGGCCTCTTCGGCGCGGAGCGAGTCCGAGGCCGCTCGCCAGGCCCTCATCGCGTTGCGCGCGGAGGTCGGCAAGGCCGTCGTCGGCCAGGACGCCGCGGTGACCGGCCTGATCATCGCGCTGCTGTGCCGCGGGCACGTTCTGCTCGAAGGCGTCCCCGGCGTGGCGAAGACGCTGCTGGTCCGGGCGCTCGCCGCCGCGCTGCAGCTGCAGACCAAGCGCGTGCAGTTCACGCCGGACCTGATGCCGGGCGACGTGATTGGCTCGCTGGTGTACGACACTCGCTCGGCGGAGTTCGAGTTCCGCAAGGGCCCGGTCTTCACCAACCTGCTGCTCGCCGACGAGATCAACCGGACGCCGCCGAAGACCCAGGCCGCGCTGCTCGAGGCGATGGAGGAGCGGCAGGTCACGATCGAGGGGACGGCGCGCGAGCTGCCCGACCCGTTCGTCGTCGCCGCCACGCAGAACCCGATCGAGTACGAGGGCACGTACCCGCTCCCCGAGGCACAGCTCGACCGGTTCCTGCTGAAGCTGCACCTCACGTTGCCGTCGCGGCAGGAGGAGGTCGCGGTGCTGGGCCGGCACGCGGCCGGCTTCGACCCGCGCGACCTGGCCGCGGCGGGGTTGCGTCCGGTCGCCGGCGCCGCGGAGCTCGCGGCGGCGCGCGAGGCCGTGACCCGGGTGCAGCTGCATCCGGAGGTGATCGGGTACGTCGTCGACCTGGCCCGTGGGTCGCGGCAGTCGCCGTCGCTGCGGCTCGGGGTGTCGCCGCGTGGTGCGACGGCTTTGATGAGGGCCGCGCGGGCTTGGGCGTGGCTGTCGGGGCGCGACTTCGTGACACCGGACGACGTGAAGGCGCTCGCGCTGCCGGCGCTGCGACACCGCGTGGAGCTGCGGCCGGAGGCGGAGATCGAGGGCGTGTCCGTCGATGCCGTCCTCGAGGGCATCCTGTCCACCGTTCCCGTGCCTCGGTAG
- a CDS encoding DUF4350 domain-containing protein codes for MSTSVDVTPRRAWQSVRWPVIVIGVVLIAGILIGILRATTTGGPLDPRSARQNGARALSVLLEQRGVDVERVTTLESALEAVGENEPTTLLIATPDLLVPLQLDQIKDAKVDHVVLLTPRAKTLQALSPHVQAPENAFQVIREPRCDLPLAEQAGSIRGNGEAYRIAPDAPAGELTGCYGDGQRFGLVRWIDGERTVDVVGTQEALTNTRLDEEGHAAFALNLLGDNAHLVWYLPSLSDVPQTGEPGAPADPPSLFSLLPVGVRYAVGMAAVGIALLMIARARRLGPVVPEPLPVVVRASEAVEGRARLYRRSRARDRAAAGLREATRSRLAPLLGMPITAPEHVVAAAAAARTGRPAAEVAALLGDPVGTMTDLDDAGLVRLADQLDVLEQEVRRS; via the coding sequence ATGAGTACGTCGGTCGACGTCACGCCGCGGCGCGCCTGGCAGAGCGTGCGCTGGCCGGTGATCGTGATCGGCGTTGTGCTGATCGCCGGCATCCTGATCGGCATCCTCCGGGCGACGACGACCGGCGGACCGCTCGACCCGAGATCGGCACGCCAGAACGGTGCCCGCGCGCTCTCGGTCCTGCTCGAGCAGCGCGGGGTCGACGTCGAACGGGTGACCACGCTCGAGAGCGCACTCGAAGCCGTCGGCGAGAACGAGCCCACCACGTTGCTGATCGCGACGCCCGACCTCCTCGTCCCGCTCCAGCTCGACCAGATCAAGGACGCGAAAGTCGACCACGTCGTGCTGCTCACCCCTCGCGCGAAGACGCTCCAAGCGCTGTCCCCGCACGTCCAGGCGCCCGAGAACGCGTTCCAGGTCATCCGCGAGCCGCGCTGCGACCTCCCACTCGCCGAGCAGGCCGGCTCGATCCGGGGCAACGGCGAGGCGTACCGGATCGCTCCCGACGCTCCCGCGGGCGAGCTGACCGGCTGCTACGGCGACGGCCAGCGGTTCGGCCTGGTCCGCTGGATCGACGGCGAGCGCACCGTCGACGTCGTCGGAACCCAAGAGGCGTTGACGAACACCCGACTCGACGAGGAGGGGCACGCGGCGTTCGCGCTCAACCTGCTCGGCGACAATGCCCACCTCGTCTGGTACCTGCCGTCGCTCTCCGACGTCCCGCAAACCGGCGAGCCGGGCGCGCCGGCTGACCCGCCGTCGCTGTTCTCGCTGCTGCCGGTCGGCGTCCGCTACGCGGTCGGGATGGCCGCCGTGGGCATAGCGCTGCTGATGATCGCCCGGGCTCGCCGCCTCGGCCCGGTCGTACCTGAACCACTGCCGGTCGTCGTCCGAGCCTCCGAGGCAGTCGAGGGCCGGGCGCGCCTGTACCGGCGTTCGCGGGCTCGCGACCGTGCGGCCGCGGGGCTGCGCGAGGCGACCCGTTCGAGGCTCGCTCCGTTGCTGGGGATGCCGATCACCGCGCCCGAGCACGTTGTCGCGGCGGCCGCCGCGGCACGGACCGGCCGACCCGCTGCCGAGGTCGCCGCGTTGCTCGGCGACCCGGTCGGAACAATGACAGACCTGGACGACGCCGGGCTCGTACGCCTGGCCGATCAGCTCGATGTCCTCGAGCAGGAGGTACGCCGATCGTGA